From a region of the Besnoitia besnoiti strain Bb-Ger1 chromosome I, whole genome shotgun sequence genome:
- a CDS encoding hypothetical protein (encoded by transcript BESB_003330): MSSPFDGLASSPFLSSPLVSFHVSRAPHLSPWQQTMDSFHGGAAENCEERNGDAILSGVTGAPATASVSLSLPRFSSPLPPPSGDPTLVASSSPSFAFAVSAGPVDSRPPPTADLPSLALLTATPPDPLLRAIGPVSAASSRGAACSRASELSEHPLDSSSRLLPRAESGRARGDCGVLSQPSVAESVSTCVARLHAAHAEGEWAAIARLEGDLRRALLLPASCPPPVSPRRQEAETSPRSAVWATGPDGWLQGLCGEEGEPLGGVKTHVENPETADASVSLLAAAPLSPGVLASSPSDDFADYAKEEVGLLAARDSRAVSPGRLDPASRGSWARDPPGSHAPAHAQALFASPRDEILGAAKTASPQSSAYEKALLAGGADGRRSSSPWREPLGCPGSAHPRAASLSGAGRGPSASFSRHPSKHNSSAFFHQLRLSLAAPGRSVSRLGLAGAESEAEDEAWDEAELEDLIAAMAEREARGREHIRARRLTRLAHDARLAFYAAAVDAALHLRRFAAAEAHMKELLGGREAGEATRASGVPGREACAGGRRHCPLASLGAFRRARAAQAAAVRRAQAGGPSASGRGEMPSKTGNKEAGDSVARSSDSCEASRAQLQSSSGGECDSPMPAFSLLPFLHSSPTQGREGESHGAPAELSRASAAASFPPLDVWLLWLKTLLRVASFNELHEALGAAPPTAIWALVRTFLPSSGTSWPLPSPESPSSGPPSMCPLELQLSLLLSAAPPPVPVACRARDAAVTPSSSARPAHHFSSTSRCDGRHADWPPSSRPFVFLSPFFFFRKFARLPLARQLLVLEALAAMGLLCGLAQLHSVAAGLYELLLLLSYSPGALAAKQRCPRLPVAAAARLLRLQEAQAAAQPEALLSIWSDLRHVPAGLGAGRDADEASVSLFLRGLPRCVEASQPSPSLGALFLALLPSFLAAFWDSARHCRRLASLASPLGTVLEFADVQYLACRHSRLCRPLPSEFFFALSTRCCAQLGRSRPARGSRRETSRGRNASPDRSFRITPHPSDAARQEGAAHHLAVGGVSASLAVSSPFAGVSGGVGQTGGLSGGGGSAAGSHGATPSRQASHGTVPTPDPGGSPGARVPHGRKTTFFQHLLSPREYLLHGLHAGMTGDTGPRGGETAPTLDGARLTPALESPLLVNRALLASLQLGMRRGRSDAVDGGLVRGLLADPLTPLDRETLVGLGKLRRRAWLAMLSLLLGSGASLSTLSSRERRLAYVRLQQRELVVAQLRGAVSAAAQASAGLPAAHGGPLGTRGVAALPAAFQGGGDGGTRDGGYAFLYRGFSRLVLQEQAVHADANAQSPTATLRSGSHESASQATPRARGRRDGSHYIGDTLWKARRSKCSSSPSPARDEGLAERPAEGLRERDPPAKRARAILWRTWRLTDESEEEAEWASVFVDPHAPTPSPVPIGGSAGPAATDALAAQISSKLALRAAGRVYAEAARTLYVSSSLLSFLPACVFDARFFFSLQLEQLKEFENYRAMPFKQGRLAKLLALCCCRGDDASGDPVKLFAAATVCALRRQEKKAQALYRSVQSEGGGLLALGDGSGGAYAANTAGGDRRSSARDRGNGGRWHSKKEVVSGLAEASREAARAVAWALEAQSAQRVERPGDDWTSAAGTGVSRSRISHAVACAEPKGRGRLAREHRLDSGGESAAPVRGEIVPAGSPGLAADAQHAGRGLSAGEEEDGDVPLDEDEAALLWGGGTRTGSAVINSLLAFLVDAADMYALLLLPYASYSTRSGEPVFALRLGHAEDAEAAGVPSPPPAPPQAWTGAALVKCGLRGRAPGGDESDAGGALGEGVALPQLAGLLEQTVLLSLSSKMNEPLLRLLLERLALTQLFQGNFFLALAALEQIEERGSSTLRSFEDAKGGLRLMDEGTIALLFGEGNAGRFSSGFLSSVKAKLLLVHLQRPIAATLALTRALADVAASSAQRQRRARVAPGEAATRLRPAAALEQQTAPPGTPRRLRALPAVEAREGAEVLEGVTADSGTQGASPMTAQEQTKPETGASREKPSSPCPGGRRRLVRRSAFRSLRPPSSAEREDATTLALLLLLGQASLLQARQTRLFALPPGLLPAEPLPFFASSSTPTAAPVPPHGAPPAESRAPASATSGGAEAESAKASSASSTAVAAASRDPNEAMVKFRFGDERHAEICTYPSLVNRAFRCGASALALRGGLVDPRVWGLLAWTAMQAFDLPACAEFARKSLLLDRRDTRVWLLLAWAQSGRLPVLAPSLEALARDRAEGQGGGDWARTLGTGPAGTGPETPPAPRAPCKEDDSSSAPAQGLGQGYSRVDSACAPGSEPAIFPGLTAGQYRPPPFPVAPVLNPAYVAPVQVLAGRGPVGASAPAVEAGLLPFLAVVESALEEHPTSLSLVIAKTWTQARHSPLFRLFTFGESLGPASPSQLPPLHAYCPAAPSESDGLEGLATLRCSERQPRGMDQARADLHRPANNVANGETGVSTASASGAGLRFIGEAKPAAVEDGIAAVSRRRVGTTVPASVDGAPRTEAPCGVSLGGEETAWEVTSASNSNFASCGLFWRAEERRHTALNMDTPGLSSFPELGLDAAEALLESESCSSADSSTSEDSSEDPDDDFRFASDRRATSDGAEGREREEWYYAAERRPTPSAVSGASKAPLESSLLKTRRARQRKGPHDFASARSRRAARLLSVQTTLQQIEGFFAAVERESDPSRFANSSAATQPFCIRCCAAQHVHLLPCAMHALQRLSAELATVGLGYAPFSTSSGVPSPGAGGRLTTGEPSISPRGAPADRGGLACAFLSAAQLAASGATEAAARQLSHAEGVMRQPASLGLAAASGERLHLAQASTLVTACVLHDCAMEPLLRQQGRRGPPESPAQILRQRQKDLQQHALGFANDPYSPFYSRPRSSTPSGDRTRPPPRRPEPVGAACVIDAKHLERETVGWMALVELLCHLRADSACVWAALHVAELYLHYFRGVAAPATVELHVGGAHAAEHGPRGAGARRGRSGRDRDPRRAEDACDSEPSGPCDSDAARGLSGRTEGGHRQPANGGEAGHTPRASYSDCGRQGPRKPDPACARCGAACAAGGREAFLHFARMRTRSPLRARGAAGTGTSNSGLFAPGSGTGWQPGELLGVKIEFLRLYAEYFYIEDEAEEARAEAPSRFLPRFPQRAAKQQAYFPGRLTSTSPSEGSDDFCGSNERPRHYAPHSRASSPNGGHSQSSRSSPPNPRSPHSPRCRRSVRPPAWLASRRRHSVTSAAAPLRAHCHASWGSRRSGGRNGDSLLRETLLPREDGEEGVPFAGVTAAAAVSAALAEGARGPPELSRAGDRCGAWAAGLSGVADSSPRSCRSLSLLLEKVQSFRKLHPFSRPAQLLEARLLYRQTDLGKALALLRGLLTLDTQELCLDGDTDFLQESLGVYLYGKCLQALGQFDPASRAFDRAMRLYFHAPMMKAGLIEVNETSGPGASLVG; encoded by the coding sequence ATGTCGTCTCCTTTTGACggtctcgcttcttcgccttttctttcttcgcctctcgttTCGTTTCATGTCTCGCGCGCTCCGCATCTTTCCCCATGGCAGCAAACGATGGACTCTTTTcatggaggcgccgcggagaactgcgaggagagaaacggGGATGCTATCCTTTCGGGTGTAACTGGGGCGCCTGCAACTGCTtcagtgtctctctctctgcctcgattctcttcgcctcttcctccgcctaGCGGGGATCCTACTCTTGtggcttcctcgtcgccctccttcgcgtttgctgtctccgctggccCCGTAGACTCGAGGCCACCCCCGACCGCGGACCTGCCGTCCCTTGCCTTGCTGACAGCCACGCCTCCAGATCCCCTCTTGCGTGCCATCggccctgtctccgccgcttcttcccgcggagctgcatgcagccgaGCGAGCGAGCTCTCAGAGCACCCACTAGattcctcctcgcgtctACTGCCCAGGGCTGAATCGGGGCGGGCCCGGGGGGACTGCGGAGTCCTCAGCCAACCGAGCGTTGCCGAGTCTGTCTCCACTTGTGTCGCGCGGCTCCACGCCGCccacgcggagggcgagtgGGCGGCCATTGCGAGACTTGAAGGCGACTTGCGCAGAGCTCTCCTTCTCCCAGCCTCTTGTCCGCCGccggtgtctccgcgccgccaggaAGCTGAAACGAGCCCCCGATCCGCCGTCTGGGCGACTGGCCCCGACGGCTGGCTCCAAGGGCTctgcggagaggagggggagcCCCTAGGCGGCGTGAAGACCCACGTCGAGAACCCAGAGACTGCGGACGCGTCggtttctctcctcgccgcggcgcctctgtcgccagGCGTCcttgcctcttcgccctctgaCGACTTCGCGGACTATGCGAAAGAAGAAGTCGGGTTGTTGGCCGCGCGGGACTCCCGCGCGGTCTCACCAGGGCGCCTTGACCCGGCGAGTCGCGGGTCCTGGGCGCGCGACCCGCCGGGTAGTCACGCTCCTGCCCACGCGCAGGCCCTCTTTGCTTCGCCGCGTGACGAGATCCTGGGagccgcgaagacggcgtCGCCACAGTCGTCCGCCTACGAGAAAGCACTGCTCGCAGGTGGCGCCGACGGCAGGaggtcctcgtcgccgtggAGGGAGCCCCTGGGCTGCCCGGGCTCGGCGCATCCCAGGGCGGCTTCGCTGAGTGGCGCGGGGCGTGGCCCCAGTGCGAGTTTCTCGCGCCATCCCTCAAAGCACAACTCGTCTGCATTTTTCCATCAActgcggctgtctctcgcggccCCCGGTCGCTCGGTGTCGCGACTCGGGCTGGCtggcgccgagagcgaggcggaagacgaggcttGGGACGAAGCGGAACTCGAGGACCTCATCGCCGCGatggcagagagagaggcccgcgggagGGAGCACAtcagggcgaggcgcctgacCCGTCTCGCacacgacgcgcgcctcgcgttctacgccgcggcggtcgacgcggcgcttcacCTGCGGAGattcgccgcagcagaggcgcacaTGAAGGAGCTTCTTGGAGgtcgcgaggcaggcgaagcgacgcgcgctTCTGGCGTCCCTGGCAGGGAGGCGTGCGCGGGCGGGCGTCGCCACTGTCCGCTGGCttctctcggcgccttccggcgcgcgagagcggcgcaagCTGCGGCGGTAAGGAGAGCTCAGGCGGGTGGGCCCAGCGCcagcgggagaggagagatgCCCTCGAAGACTGGAAACAAGGAGGCAGGAGATTCAGTCGCTCGGTCATCTGACAGTTGCGAGGCATCCCGAGCCCAACTCCAGAGCTCCAGCGGGGGCGAGTGCGACTCGCCCATGCCCGCTTTTTCGCTGCTGCCTTTTCTGCATAGCTCGCCCACGCAGGgcagggagggagagagccacggcgcgcctgcagagctctcgagggcctcggcggcagccagcTTTCCCCCGCTGGATGTCTGGCTGCTATGGCTTAAAACGCTACTGCGAGTTGCATCGTTCAACGAGCTGCATGAGGCCCTCGGGGCGGCCCCGCCAACAGCCATCTGGGCTCTGGTTCGTACGTTTCTGCCTTCCTCCGGCACCTCGTGGCCGCTTCCTTCACCAGAAAGTCCCTCCTCGGGGCCGCCCTCGATGTGTCCGCTTGAACTGCAGCTTTCGCTACTTCtctcggctgcgccgccgcctgtaCCGGTCGCTTGTCGCGCTCGTGACGCGGCTGTGActccgtcgtcttcagcTCGTCCTGCTCATCATTTTTCTTCCACGTCTCGATGCGACGGGCGCCACGCCGATTGGCccccgtcgtcgcgcccgtttgtctttctctctccattttttttcttccgtAAGtttgcgcgcctcccgctcgCCCGGCAGCTCCTTgtcctcgaggcgctggcggccaTGGGGCTGCTCTGTGGGCTGGCGCAGCTTCACAGCGTGGCGGCGGGGCTCTACGagctccttctgctgctcaGCTACTCGCCgggggcgctggcggcgaagcaacgctgcccgcggctgccggtggccgcggcggcgcgcctgctgcgcctccaggaGGCCcaagcggctgcgcagcccgAGGCGCTTCTCTCCATTTGGTCGGACCTGCGACACGTGCCGGCTGGTCtgggcgccggcagagaTGCTGATGAGGCGAGCGTCAGCCTCTTCCTTCGAGGCCTGCCCCGCTGTGTGGAGGCCTCGCagccgtctccctctctgggCGCGCTATTTCTCGCGCTGTTGCCGTCCTTCTTGGCTGCCTTCTGGGACAGCGCGAGGCACTGCCGCCGGCTGGCGTCGCTTGCGAGCCCTCTGGGGACGGTGCTTGAGTTCGCGGATGTGCAATacctcgcctgcaggcactcgcggctctgccgtccgctgccttcggAGTTCTTCTTTGCACTGTCgacccgctgctgcgcccaactcgggcggtcgcggcccgCCAGGGGGTCCCGCCGGGAGACCTCCCGCGGCCGCAACGCCTCGCCGGATCGCTCCTTTCGCATCACGCCTCACCCGTCGGATGCCGCTCgccaggagggcgcggcgcatcACCTGGCCGttggcggcgtctccgcgtctctggcTGTTTCGAGTCCCTTTGCGGGCGTGTCAGGAGGCGTCGGTCAGACCGGCGGGCTgagcggggggggcggaTCCGCGGCCGGCTCGCACGGGGCCACTCCCTCTCGCCAGGCGTCGCACGGGACGGTCCCCACCCCGGACCCAGGCGGGTCTCCGGGGGCGCGAGTCCCCCACGGTCGGAAAACCACCTTTTTCCAGCATCTCTTGAGCCCCCGCGAGTATCTGCTGCACGGGCTCCACGCCGGCATGACGGGCGATACCGGCccccgaggcggcgagacagCGCCGACGCTGGATGGCGCCAGGCTCACGCCCGCTCTGGAATCTCCACTTCTGGTCAACCGGGctctgctcgcctcgctgcagctcggcATGCGACGGGGGCGCTCAGACGCGGTTGACGGAGGGTTGGTGCGGGGCTTGCTGGCTGACCCGCTCACCCCGCTGGACCGCGAGACCCTTGTCGGGCTCGGCaagctgcggcgtcgcgcctggCTGGCTatgctctctcttcttctgggCTCTGGGGCGTCGTTGAGCACGCTGAGTAGCCGTgagaggcgcctggcgtATGTGCGGCTTCAGCAGCGagagctcgtcgtcgcccagcTGCGCGGGGCTGTGTCCGCAGCTGCACAGGCCTCAGCCGGCCTGCCCGCGGCCCATGGAGGCCCGTTAGGAACCCGTGGGGTCGCCGCGCTACCGGCCGCGTTtcagggcggcggagacggaggcaCGCGGGACGGGGGGTATGCTTTTCTTTACAGGGGGTTTTCGAGGCTTGTTTTGCAGGAGCAGGCAgtccacgcagacgcgaacgcgcagTCGCCAACGGCCACGCTGCGCTCGGGGTCGCACGaaagcgcctcgcaggccaccccccgcgcccgaggcagacgcgacggATCGCACTACATCGGCGACACACTCTGGAAGGCACGGCGCTCGAAGTGCAGCTCGTCAccgtctccggcgcgcgacgagggcctcgccgagaggccggcggaggGCCTTAGGGAGCGCGACCCGCCTGCGAAGCGTGCGCGCGCGATTCTGTGGAGGACGTGGCGGCTGACagacgaaagcgaagaagaggcggagtgGGCGAGCGTGTTCGTCGATCCCCACGCCCCCACGCCGTCCCCGGTCCCCATTGGCGGCTCTGCCGGCCCCGCCGCGACAGATGCTCTTGCGGCACAGATTTCATCCAagctcgcgcttcgcgctgcaggccgtgtctacgcggaggccgcgcggacCCTCTACGTGTCGAGCTCGCTCCTGTCCTTCCTGCCGGCGTGTGTGTTTGACGCGcggtttttcttttctctgcagctggagCAGCTGAAGGAATTCGAGAATTACCGCGCGATGCCTTTCAAACAGGGCCGCCTCGCCAAACTTCTCGCGCTGTGCTGCTGTCGAGGAGACGATGCAAGCGGAGATCCCGTCAAGctgttcgcggcggcgacggtcTGTGCACTGCGGCgacaggagaagaaagctCAGGCCCTCTACCGAAGCGTCCagagcgagggcggaggcctcctcgcgctgggcgacggctccggcggcgcttACGCGGCGAACACCGCGGGGGGGGATCGTCGTAGTTCGGCTAGAGACCGAGGCAACGGCGGGCGATGGCATTCGAAGAAGGAAGTTGTGagcggcctcgcggaggcctcgcgagaagctgcgcgggcTGTGGCGTGGGCTCTtgaggcgcagagcgcccaGCGGGTCGAGCGCCCGGGTGACGACTGGACTTCAGCGGCCGGCACGGGGgtctcgcggtcgcggatcTCGCACGCAGTTGCCTGCGCCGAGCCCAAAGGCAggggccgcctcgcgcgcgagcaccGCCTCGACTCCGGGGGAGAGTCGGCAGCACCAGTCAGAGGGGAGATCGTGCCGGCGGGGAGTCCGGGTTTggctgcggacgcgcagcaCGCTGGGCGAGGTCTGTCAgcgggcgaagaagaggacggtGATGTCCCACTCGATGAGGATGAAGCTGCCCTTTTGTGGGGTGGGGGCACACGCACGGGCTCGGCAGTCATCAATAGTCTGCTCGCCTTTCTCGTGGACGCCGCAGACATGTACGCGCTGCTCCTTCTGCCTTACGCGTCCTACTCGactcgcagcggcgagccggTTTTTGCCCTCCGCCTGGGtcacgcggaagacgcggaggcggcaggcgtcccttctccgccccctgccccccctcaGGCGTGgacgggcgccgccctcgtgaagtgcggcctccgcggccgagcGCCGGGCGGGGACgaaagcgacgccggcggcgcgttgggcgagggcgtcgcgctgccgcagctcgctgGCCTCCTTGAGCAAACCGtgctcctctccctctcctcgaAGATGAacgagccgctgctgcggcttctccTCGAACGCCTGGCTCTCACGCAGCTCTTTCAGGGGAACTTTTTCCTAGCCCTTGCGGCGTTGGAGCAGATCGAAGAGCGCGGCTCCTCGACGCTTCGGTCATTCGAAGACGCCAAAGGAGGCCTTCGGCTTATGGACGAGGGCACAATCGCCCTCTTGTTCGGCGAGGGCAACGCTGGGCGCTTCTCTTCTGGCTTTCTTTCGTCTGTCAAGGCGAAGCTGCTGCTCGTTCACCTCCAGCGGCCGATCGCGGCAACGCTCGCCCTCACCCGGGCTCTGGCTGATGTGGCGGCGAGCagtgcgcagcggcagagacggGCGCGAGTCGCGCCCGGAGAGGCGGCAACCCGGTTGAgacccgcggccgccctcgagcAACAAACTGCCCCGCCAGGGACTCCCCGTAGACTGCGCGCCCTGCCGGCAGTCGAGGctcgagaaggcgcagaggtgCTTGAGGGGGTCACCGCAGACAGCGGTACGCAGGGGGCGTCACCGATGACCGCACAAGAGCAGACAAAGCCTGAGACAGGCGCCAGCCGAGAGAAACCCAGCTCCCCATGTCCcggcgggaggcggaggctggTGCGCAGAAGCGCGTTCCGGTCGCTGCGTCCCCCGTCGTccgcagagcgagaggacgcgaccaccctcgcgcttctgctgctcctcGGGCAAGCGTCCCTCCTTCAAGCACGCCAAACACGCCTATTCGCTCTCCCGCCTGGGCTGCTGCCCGCGGAGCCCCTGCCGTTCTTTGCTTCATCGTCGACTCCGACCGCCGCTCCAGTCCCCCCCCATggggcgccgcctgcggagtCACGGGCCCCCGCAAGCGCGACTTCCGgtggagcggaggcggaaagcGCGAAGGCATCTTCTGCCAGCTCGactgcggtcgccgccgcctctcgtgACCCCAACGAGGCGATGGTGAAGTTTCGCTTTGGGGACGAGCGCCACGCCGAGATCTGCACGTATCCGAGCCTCGTGAACCGGGCCTTCCGCTGTGGGGCGTCCGCGCTGGCTCTCCGGGGGGGGCTCGTGGACCCACGGGTATGGGGCCTGCTGGCGTGGACAGCCATGCAGGCGTTCGACTTGCCTGCCTGTGCAGAGTTTGCGCGAAAATCGCTTCTTCTTGACCGCCGAGACACGCGCGTCTggctgcttctcgcctggGCGCAGTCCGGCCGCCTACCCGTTCTGGCACCCTCGCTCGAGGCTCTTgcacgcgaccgcgccgaGGGACAGGGCGGCGGGGACTGGGCTCGGACGCTGGGTACGGGGCCTGCAGGGACAGGCCCTGAgaccccgccggcgccccggGCGCCCTGCAAAGAAGACGACAGctcttccgcgcccgcgcagggTTTGGGGCAGGGGTACTCTCGCGTggactctgcatgcgcgccagGGTCTGAGCCCGCGATCTTCCCAGGCCTCACGGCGGGCCAGTaccgcccccctccctttCCTGTGGCGCCCGTTCTGAACCCCGCCTACGTCGCTCCCGTGCAAGTGCTCGCAGGGCGGGGCCCGGTCGGGGCGTCTGCCCCCGCAGTTGAGGCGggccttcttccttttctcgctGTCGTGGAGAGTGCGCTTGAGGAGCACCCGACAAGCTTGTCTCTTGTCATTGCGAAAACGTGGACACAGGCTCGCCATTCGCCCTTGTTTCGCCTCTTCACTTTCGGAGAGAGTCTGgggcccgcgtcgccctctcagCTCCCCCCGCTCCACGCGTACtgcccggcggcgccttctgaaAGCGACGGGCTGGAGGGCCTCGCCACGCTCCGCTGCAGTGAGAGGCAGCCCCGGGGCATGGATCAAGCTCGCGCCGACCTACACCGTCCCGCAAATAATGTCGCCAACGGAGAGACGGGTGTCTCaaccgcctccgcctctggcgctggGCTCCGGTTCATTGGAGAGGCCAAGCCGGCGGCCGTCGAGGACGGCATCGCAGCGGTAAGCCGTAGACGAGTGGGGACCACTGTCCCTGCAAGCGTCGACGGAGCCCCGCGGACTGAGGCGCCTTGCGGCGTGTCTCTCGGAGGGGAGGAGACAGCTTGGGAGGTGACAAGTGCATCGAACAGCAACTTCGCGAGTTGCGGACTTTTTTGGCGAGCAGAGGAACGACGGCACACGGCTCTGAATATGGATACGCCAGGGCTTTCATCCTTCCCCGAGTTAGGTCTGGAtgccgcagaggccctcCTGGAGTCAGAGTCGTGCAGCTCCGCGGACTCGAGCACCAGTGAAGACTCCAGTGAAGACCCCGATGACGACTTTCGGTTCGCGAGTGacaggcgagcgacgagcgACGGTGCAGAGGgacgggagagagaagaatgGTACTATGCCGCGGAGCGACGCCCCACCCCGTCAGCTGTATCTGGCGCCTCTAAGGCTCCTCTTGAGTCATCTCTTCTGAAgacacgccgcgcgcgccagcgaaaAGGGCCTCATGacttcgcgtccgcgcggtcgcgaagggccgcgcgcctcctgtctgTGCAGACGACGCTGCAGCAAATTGAGGGGTTTTTTGCGGCTgtcgagcgcgagagcgatCCAAGCCGCTTCGCAAATTCGtccgcagccacgcagcCTTTCTGcatccgctgctgcgccgcccagcACGTTCATCTGCTTCCGTGCGCCATGCATGCCCTTCAGCGGCTAAGCGCCGAGCTCGCGACCGTCGGCCTGGGCTACGCCCCGTTCTCCACCTCGTCCGGTGTCCCCTCCCCCGGCGCGGGGGGCCGTCTAACGACGGGCGAGCCCTCGATctcgccgcggggcgcgcccgcggatcgaggcggcctcgcctgcgcctttctgtctgccgcgcagctcgcagcATCAGGGGCcaccgaggccgcggcccgGCAGCTGAGCCACGCGGAGGGCGTGATGCGCCAGCCAGCGAGCCTCGGCCTCGCAGCGGCATCCGGAGAGCGTCTGCAtctggcgcaggcgtcgaCCCTGGTCACTGCCTGCGTGCTCCACGACTGCGCCATGGagccgcttctgcgccaGCAGGGACGACGCGGACCGCCTGAAAGCCCGGCTCAGATTCTCCGCCAGCGACAGAAAgatctgcagcagcacgccCTCGGCTTCGCGAACGACCCCTACAGTCCGTTCTATTCAAGGCCACGGTCCTCGACCCCGAGCGGAGACAGaactcgcccgccgccgcgccggcccgagcccgtcggcgccgcgtgtgTGATTGACGCCAAACACCTTGAGCGAGAGACTGTCGGCTGGATGGCTCTTGTGGAGCTCCTCTGCCATCTCCGCGCGGACTCGGCCTGTGTCTGGGCCGCGCTGCACGTGGCTGAGCTCTATCTGCACTATTtccgaggcgtcgccgcccccgcgaCAGTCGAGCTCCACGTCGGGGGGGCACACGCCGCGGAGCACGGGcccagaggcgccggcgcccgccgaggccgctctgggcgcgacagagaccctcgccgcgccgaggacgcaTGCGACAGCGAGCCGAGTGGCCCGTGCGACTCTGACGCAGCCCGCGGACTCTCGGGACGTACGGAGGGGGGGCACCGACAGCCTGCGAACGGCGGGGAAGCCGGGCACACCCCCCGGGCGTCCTACAGTGACTGTGGCAGGCAAGGACCTCGGAAGCCCGACCCCgcttgcgcgcgctgcggagccgcctgcgctgcaggcgggcgagaggcgtTCCTTCActtcgcgcgcatgcggacgCGCTCCCCTCTGCGGGCCCGTGGCGCCGCTGGCACAGGCACATCGAACTCTGGCCTGTTCGCCCCCGGCTCGGGGACGGGGTGGCAGCCTGGCGAGCTGCTTGGCGTGAAGATTGAGTTTTTGCGGCTCTATGCTGAGTATTTCTATATCGAGGAtgaggccgaggaggcgcgcgcggaggcaccCTCTCGCTTCTTGCCTCGGTttccgcagcgggcggcgaagcagcaggcCTACTTCCCTGGCAGGCTGACCTCGACGTCTCCATCGGAGGGGTCTGACGACTTCTGCGGCTCCAACGAACGTCCCCGTCACTACGCGCCGCATTCGCGGGCCTCCTCACCGAACGGGGGGCACAGCCAGTCGTCGAGGTCTTCGCCGCCAAACCCGAGGAGCCCgcactcgccgcgctgccggcgttcTGTCAGACCACCGGCCTGGCTTGCCTCACGCCGGCGCCACAGCGTCACcagtgccgccgcgcccctgcgGGCGCACTGCCACGCGTC